From the genome of Toxoplasma gondii ME49 chromosome XII, whole genome shotgun sequence:
AGAGCTGTCTAGACACCTGTGCGGCTCCGAGGCCTTTTTGTCGGGAAGTTTCGTTTCTCACTTCCGACAGAAAGTCAGCAGAAACTTCCACTGGGCCGCGCTGCGGGCAAGGGCGCGCCTGGAGCAACAAGCGGCGGCGCGGGGAGAAAAAGTTCGGTGAACAGCAGCAGAGatgcaaagagagaaaagagggcaaagagagaaaagagggcaaagagagaaaagagagagacagggacgaacgcgagacggagaggtgAGAGTgaacaggggagacagaTCCAGAGAGATCGAGCGCGCGTCACTTAGCTCGAGAGACACATacggagcgagaaggagaaagaaagaagtgaGGAGGGCGtaagaaagacagagaaagagaaagatcATAAAGGTGTATATAAATGCACATTCTGAATGTCGAAGGGAAGGAGCACAAGATACGCCGCGGTGACTCGATGACCGCGAGGCTTGGCCTCCTAGGCGCAGGAGttgacagagaaggcaggaatGCCAACGGAGCGTTTCTTGACACACACACTGTTTGACAGCCGAACGGCCGACGCGACAAAGAACTGAAAAAGTCTGTTTTTCCTGACTGCCCCTCCCGTCACGGGCGTCTCTccgcggagagacgcgcgtgcatgcaggcaacTTCCCCTCGGCGGGGGGGCGCCCTACGAGCATCGAAGCTCGCCACAAAAACGAACAGagccttcactttctctctcctcccctgtTTGTTTCTAGGTACAGTCCCCGACACCCACAACGCATCGACaaacaaatatatatgcatgtgggCACACCCGAGCGTAGACtgacatgcagagacaaagaagccTTCGTTGCGCTAGACGCCGTTGCCTTCTCTCAGTGCGCctcagcagcagccgccgcTGCTGTCGATGGGCGCCGGCCGGATGTCCGCGTTCGAGAGCGTGAGTGTCTCCGGGAGGTAactgaaaaggagacaagatTCCGAGAAGGCGAGTGCCGCGCATTCATCGCCACGGAAAAGATCCCCAGAAAATATATCTCCACAGGAGTCCTCTAAGATACACTGTCTGCTGGAGTGTCTTTGCACCGGACCAcggggtgtctgtacaccgcgGAAAGCGTCCGCAGAGAGGCcaagctctctctctttacTAGCAAAGGTGAAGACGGATAGGGAAACATAATGGCTGGCGCCAGGCTCGCAAATGGTACCCAACACAAGGGCATGTGACTGTACACACCCCTGTGCGTagagaagcacagaggacgagagcggaaagagaagcgggGATCTcccgagagaaacgagcaaTGATAAAAACGCGTCGTCGAGTTTCCATTTCACTGTGCTTAGAAAAACATGTCCAACGACACCTCAGCAAAAGCAAGCGCATCAATATACAGAGGTCCGTACTCCTCACACAGcgatcgaggaagaagcgacatcTCCTCACACGCaggtatgcatgcatatatatgtagatatatttatatatatgaacctatacagacagagagagacacagagacacaaaggtAGACAGATAGcaaggggggggggaggagTCAGACATGACGGAAAGGGATGTACAACCATCtagagagcagagaaagtaAAGGTATCGCTGTTTTGGATGGCATTTGTGTTTGACTTACATTTGttcttgttgtttttcttgaAGCATCGCACGCTTGGCAATTTCCTCGAAAGCGAGGTGGACgttcgtcgctgtcttcgcaCTTGTCTCAAAGTAGGGAATGTCGTTTCCGCTCTGACGACAGAAAGCCTCTGCTTTGCTCGATGACACtcggcgcttctctcctgaagaaagagaaccaCGAAACTTCACCATTCTCGGAACGTAGAAGCAGGCGCGCCATCCATCGTCTCTACATCAGTCTACAGGCATCCCCTGCGTATCTTGCGATCTACAGAGTCATGCAGCTTCGCCTGTCGCGGCGTCGCATCGCCGAAGGAGATAGCGCCAGACACACGGGGGAAATGTGCATTCAGTTGGACAGGCTGAGGCCGATagaaaacacagacaacGATCTAAACTGGTCGAGAATTTTAGAAAGAATATAAGGAACAGACATCGGCCGACAAAGACAGATGTCGGTCGATAGAATACGGATGCCCAAGGATGGACGTAGATCGACAGACACCAGTACGCTCTTCTACTACATCTGTAGACGACGCAAGTAGACATATGTGAGAGGGGCGCGGCAGAAGGTCGGTCTCTTGAaagtcttttcttctcacgTTCATCGACTTTGTTGCCAACGACgacgaaggggaaggagTCCGGGTCCGACGGAGAGGACTGATAAAGGTGACAGAGCGTGCATAACGAAGAAAGGTAAAAATCCCGGAACGCGTCGGAAAGCCAAGACTTTccgagacgaaaaacgcatACGCAAGTGCTGGCAGAATCTACATAAAAGCGAAAAAGCCGAGTTGCTCCACACAATCGCGCGGTGCCTCCAAAATCAGTGTGGccaaacagaaaaacgcctCCACGGCGTTGCGCCTACCCAaatatacatgaatatacaaatatatatatatatatatatatatatatatttgtaaaATTATACTTATACAttattatacatatatatatgataaTATGTATGCGTGTTGGTGAGTAGATTCGGAGGCATGAACAGACACATGTATACAAGCCTACGCAgcgatacatatatatatatatatatagagagagagagagagacatatatatatatatatatatatatgcatatagaaGCGGGAGTACCTGGATCAGAAATTCTTCTTTCCAGGACTGAAGACTCTCGAAAGACTTGGGATTCGTCACGTCGAAAACGAGGACGCAGCAGTCTGCGCCGCGGTAGAAGGCGACCCCCAGACTCTGAAATCTCTCTTGGCCTGAACATCGAGCTCATGCATCAAAGTAGCGAAAAGGTACCTCCAGTACCCGGCAtgcctctccgtcgctgaGCGGTGTGCACCAAGTCGAGCGTCACAGATCCATATAGGTCGACATACACATCGATTTATCGTTCGAAAGAGACATAAAGGCTTATGACATGCGTAGATGCATGTGCAGATATCTCGTATgtagacgaagagaagactcCAAACTGGATGTGTCTGTGGCGTTTGGAATTGACAGTTGAGATGTGAGCTGGGTCGAGCTTTTATCTTGAAGTTCTCTCGAGTCTGACAGCTCACCAGCAGTATCCCAGATCTGCACCGTCACCTCCTTGTCGTCGATGACGACATCCTTGGTGAGGAAGTCCGCGCCAACTGTCAAccgaaaagcagaaacgcagagaccacaactgcatgcgtcgcagGCGAACGGTGAAGGCGGGCGGCTCTCGACTCTCATATATGATATGACAccccgagagagagacgcagcggagagaggagacggcggccCGTTCTGCATTCTTGTCTAGCACTGATTCGCGACCGCGAGaggcaagaagaggaacggcggagacaaaggaaggCCGAGAAGTCGTCTTTCGCAAGAACTTACTCGTTGCTTTGTACTGGTTCGAAAATTTCTTGTTAACATACTGGTTCATCAGCGAGGTCTTGCCTACCCTGCAGAaagcacagacacagagactgCAGCAGGTCGTGAGCAGCTCTTCTTGGAAGAGGCCTAACGTAGCTGTTCCATTCGTCTCGCATTTTCGCGGTCCTCCTTGCGGTCTAGGTCTGGATGTTCCCCTTCCTCCTTGCGTTCACTCCaggctttcctctctcctcgactgTTTCTTGACTCGATTCGTCCTTGACTCGCCTATCCTTCTGACTCTGCGTCTTGCTCTCcactccttctctcttccatctcgccttctcatctcttctctctgttgcgcCCACCCGCTGTCCCCGAGGATGATGACTTTCAAGAGAGCCTTCTTCTTGGGCGGCATCTTGacaacgcgaagaaggaaacaggagcaggaagggaaacggagaggagacgcgccagCGCTTTAAGTCGTGACGGAACAGGCGAGTCCCCcgtgaaggcgagagaaagactcgCGAGAAtgagaacgaggagaaaagacgaagaacacAAAAGCCGTGGGGTgccaaggaagagagaccgaTTCGCAAGCCGAAACCCTGtggggagagacaaagacgaacgCAGAAACAAAGTACAACCTCGGCGACGCTTCCTAGAGGCCATGCACAGGCAGAGCATGCAGATGGGCCGGTGAAGCGCAGCTTAAAAatcgaagaaggaacgcgcattctgcttcctcttcttcacctcgcGAACAACCAGCCACGGTGGAGCGCTCTTAACCTTGTGTTGCATTTGAGGAGTTGCCCTCATCTCCGTAGAACGCGCAGCGTGCAATAGTCAGCAAAGCGAGACCCcacagaaaagacacagcAACAGCCGAATCAGCCGGCCGGAACCATGCGTCTGCACAGGCGTAAGGTTACACAAATATGCTTCCTTGAATTGATGCAAAATAtaaaaacagaaacacccATAGAACATTCGAGGGTGCATCAGTATATTCATAACTGTTGTTTCATAGataaacatgcatgcacagtgaTGCAGGAAGATATGCATACATAGATATACTTATATTCATccatatatttatatatattaatttatatatttgtatatatttatatttatataattatatatatatatatatatatatatatatgtgcgaGAAGTGCCTCTGACGGGCTCTGTACGGGTCCCTGTTTGTGCGAGTTTCTTTGAGAACGTGgagaggtgtacgtacacacgGTTGCATCTCTGTTTTGCACGGCATGGACGCGAGAAGGCTTCAACAGGTCCTCCGCCGAGACCGGCGAACGAGGATTCTCTCTGACTGTCCTTTATCTTCCAGAGTAcacgaggcgagagagaggctctcttctctctttgtgtgCATCGAACAGAAAATGGGATGCGGTGTACAGAACAGAGCAGACACCCGaatcctttcctctctttttctcacaGGTGAAGAAGCCCCGTGGATTTCCACAAAGCACATACATCCaggctctttcttcttcacgaGGAGACTTTCGCGCGACAGCATCTGCGGGAGTTCAATTCTCGATCTGTGTCCACACAACGCCTTCGAAAAAGTTGACTAAATTCGCTTTCAGACGGACAGAAAATGATGAACAGACAGGACCGCCAGGAGAAGGCAGTCTAGGGCGCCGCGAGGAGTGTGTCttgacagagacagagcggcgcgcgagagcaactggagaagcgagaaggaaagcagacTCACAAAGAGAAGACCTTCGAAAGGAGTTGCGGAGAATCGCAGGCCGAGGACGTTCTCGCGAAGCCGCTGAAGCTTCTCTGCTGCCGAGCCTCCCAAGCCAGCGCCGCGGCCGACGACCGAGACACACTGACGGCAGGATTGCGAAAGCTGAGGAGGAAAATatggaaagaagacgcgcgagaaaagcaacGCGAAACTGTCGAGTGGCAAGGAGACAAATGGAGCACACACACAGGCTGTGCGCCAGCTACTGACACGGTTCTTGGCAAGTTTTCCGGGTGTATGTAGGTGTATGTATACTCACCCGACGACGCGCGGGAGCGAAACTGGCAGACGTGAGAAGACTGGCTTTAAAACTgcgtgcgtttctcttcagggcacagaagaagcgcctcAGCGACCGTCTGGCGAGTCCTGGAAGGCCGAGAGATCCTTGAGGAAGTTCCTCCACCTGTTTCTGCAAAGTTTTCTCCGGAGTTcgcgagcagcagagacgagaggcgcGGACGGCgccaacacacacacacagtctcgggtgtccagacacccgagagacACTGCGCGCGGGGGTTCGCGCAAAGTCCCCAGACGCGTAGatgctgcttcttcctggcGCCTTTTCGCTGATGGCGAAGAGTGAGACAAGCGCTTCCGCGCTGtttcctttcgtctcgcctctgtgctgctgtttctctcgccgagCCATCTTtcgttctgcatgcactcgatGCCGGAGGAGCCTCTCTGGACGCTCTCGCTCCTGCTGGCCTGGCATTTGCCGAGAATCTCTGCGAGAGCAAAGCGGTCTTCGCGAAAAAACGCGCGAGGCGGCGTCTGGTCTCGCatcctcttctcgcctctaaccgtctcctcgcttattctctctgcttctttcctctctccacttccttcccctcgcctcttcttttctcgctcttttgttctcgctcttgtgttctcgctcttttgttctcgctgttctcctccctctcctcccttgtATATGCTCTGAAGGGAGAGCGAACGCGGactgtctttgtctctgtcctttATGTCACAGgagcctctcttctcccttccttccccCGTCTCCATCTGTCGCCTCGACAGAGCCGAATCAGTCTTGGAAAGAAAGCGCCTCGGCGGTTATTGCACAATTCACCTTTCGCCTTTAGAGCTTTCTTCATTTTTTCGAGGCACCCTGGTTTTCTCAAgtgcgtttcgctgtctctccgttgtGCCTGTCGTGTGGAAGTAGGAACTgtctcgccgctctctcctgccttcgTCGCTCCTTTTGTCTGCAAGATCCGTCTCCCCCTCTACGACCTCCCCCGCgactcgtcttctccttctttgcctctcgtctttcttcttctcttctccgtctgtacctctcttctcttcctccattGTCTTCTTGGCCATAaaatcttcttctctcttcttttgttttctgtggGGAGCGCGTTCGCCGGTCTTTCTTTAAatctcctcgccgtcgcttcTGCTCTGCTCGCGCGCGTCAGCCGTGGAAGTTGCGCAGCTTCAGATGCCTCGTCTTCGGTCCCGCTGAgctgcagaaggcgaagggggAGCCGCGcattcctgttctctctctgggttcctcgcttcgtctctcccttcatcGGTTCTCCGTcgacctctctgtctctctctctccgtttcgttcgccttctgcgcgCTGTCCAcgatgttttcttcttctccgctcccGGCTGCGCCTCTTGTGTTTGACTGGGGAACGCACACACTCCGCGCGGGAGTCTCCGGCGACGCCCTGCCTCGCTGGGTCGCGCCCAGCGTTGTGGGACTGCCGCACGAGGcgctgtcttcctccgctGCGTTCGGCTTCTGGCTCGACGACTCTGCGTCCCCCTCGAGAAAAACGGGCTCGGACCGCTgcgctctcgcgcctctgAATCCCCTAGAGAAACGCGATCACCTCGACGTCTCCCCAGTTGTCTCCTACCTGCCTGCCTGCCATGCACCCTCCGGCGAAGACGGCGGCCCTgcgagcagagaggacagggagaaggcgaagcgaaaacgaagaggcgaagatggaaggaaggaagacagaCTCGCGGACGGCGGCTTCCCAAGTTTCTTGGGAGCCTCAGCCGGCTGGGGAAACGCCCCGGGTGTATACGCTGTCGACATTCCGGTACGCAGACAAGACGAAGAGTGTGCGTACATCTTCTTTTGACAAATgcatatagagagagatatacatatagatatatagatagatatagatatatatgcgtgtgtgtgtgtatatagCGATGTGCGGCGAGAGGTGCATCTGAagcggagagggaaggaaaacgcgtttACAGATTCGGTTTGTGGTCTGAATATATCTTCTTTTACACCCAAATTCAAgcctttgtctctgcatatatatatatatatatatatgcgtatgtagTTGGTGGTAGATATTTCGGTCTTTGTATATCCTACGATTATACGTCTGTCTGTGTTGTTGTGTGAACATGCACCTGCAGCCAAGAGAGTGtatctgtttttctctgtctctacgGTAATGAGTCTTGCCTCCAAAGAGTAGCTCTGTTTCTGTGGTGTGTAGTTAActggacagaagaagacgttcGACTTCTGAACAGCGGCGATGCGGTGTTtccggtgtacagacacctcacGACAGGGGTACCGCGGGCTGGGTGTGTTGTCGCCTGCtgtttccgcgtctctcgctctctcggttgctctcttctgtgtctttcttctttcgttgcatgtttctctgtgtgtcttgaATGGCACTTCCTTGCGagtttcgtctgctttttcgGCTGTTTTTCGCTCAGGGGTTTCGGCGCCTGTTGGACACAGCGTGTGGCTGTCGCGGCATGGACGAAGGGAGTCTCGAGGGACGGtcgctcctcctctccgAGCCGAATTTGACAAATCGACCTCTCCGAGACTCTTTCGCCGAGATGCTCTTCGAGGACTTCAAGGTGAGcagcgaaagcagagaacgaaTCGCTTATCGCGAAGGTCACAGGGCGGCAGGAAGCAAAGCGACAGCGAGCCGCCGGTGCTAAAGTCGAGTTGCTCCtgcatctatatatatatatatatatatatatgaggcCTTTGTTTTCTAAaacgcttcgtctctctcttctcttgcttgATCTTGCTCTGTTtgcctcgttttttcgcttgcaggtgtctcgggcgtttctGTGTAAGAAGGCGGCGCTCGCATGTTTCGGCTGTGCGCGGACTTCTGGAATTGTGGCGGATGTCGGGCATTCGAATACGTCTGTCTGCGCCGTTCAAGAAGGCTTCGTGCTGCAGAGAGCCATCAAGGAATTCCCCTTCGGCGCGGGTCACTGCGCTGCGTTCACACAAGGCGTCTTGCAGCAGCAGGGCGTCTCCGTCACTCCAGGCTTCGCCGTCGTGCGGTCGCCCCTCGCCGCGGCGACgcggaaaggcgagagagaggagagagaccgaagaagaaagggatgCTCTGCCgagcgacggcgaagcgCAGAGGAGGGCAGGAGGGAGGAAGATGCACGGGGACCGGAGGCAACTGCGGAGGCGCCGAGTCTCCCTGGATTCACCAGAACTGTCGACGAGAAACACAACGAAGTCGTCCAGGTTGCGCCTTGTCCCCACGTTGCGCAGTCCTACAGACTC
Proteins encoded in this window:
- the ALP3B gene encoding actin-like protein ALP3b (encoded by transcript TGME49_248890~Gene product name based on ToxoDB Community Expert Annotation.) — encoded protein: MFSSSPLPAAPLVFDWGTHTLRAGVSGDALPRWVAPSVVGLPHEALSSSAAFGFWLDDSASPSRKTGSDRCALAPLNPLEKRDHLDVSPVVSYLPACHAPSGEDGGPASREDREKAKRKRRGEDGRKEDRLADGGFPSFLGASAGWGNAPGVYAVDIPGFRRLLDTACGCRGMDEGSLEGRSLLLSEPNLTNRPLRDSFAEMLFEDFKVSRAFLCKKAALACFGCARTSGIVADVGHSNTSVCAVQEGFVLQRAIKEFPFGAGHCAAFTQGVLQQQGVSVTPGFAVVRSPLAAATRKGEREERDRRRKGCSAERRRSAEEGRREEDARGPEATAEAPSLPGFTRTVDEKHNEVVQVAPCPHVAQSYRLWGEMHIVEVLAQVLGECRPRPDASAMVAATLSSAASPQASRGRPKLGVRRGKSSSSRSGDSRDCGDGEKKREEKVEEDERTQLFVLPDGTKLSAAVTDAIRTAVPETLFSAPLRLHFFNLLSAASAGAREGDSERGAKVCDCELVEAVRECVSAAGAARRDTLAAVIPTGGGTLSPGFLERFKEEVTQREMRDKERGKR
- the RAB7 gene encoding GTPase RAB7 (encoded by transcript TGME49_248880~Product name based on PMID:20444089.): MPGQQERERPERLLRHRVHAERKMARREKQQHRGETKGNSAEALVSLFAISEKAPGRSSIYASGDFARTPARSVSRVSGHPRLCVCVGAVRASRLCCSRTPEKTLQKQVEELPQGSLGLPGLARRSLRRFFCALKRNARSFKASLLTSASFAPARRRLSQSCRQCVSVVGRGAGLGGSAAEKLQRLRENVLGLRFSATPFEGLLFGFGLRIGLSSLAPHGFCMPPKKKALLKVIILGDSGVGKTSLMNQYVNKKFSNQYKATIGADFLTKDVVIDDKEVTVQIWDTAGQERFQSLGVAFYRGADCCVLVFDVTNPKSFESLQSWKEEFLIQSSPSDPDSFPFVVVGNKVDEREKRRVSSSKAEAFCRQSGNDIPYFETSAKTATNVHLAFEEIAKRAMLQEKQQEQIYLPETLTLSNADIRPAPIDSSGGCC